CTGTGTCATCCTGCTTTATGATTGAGTAGTAGGCTAAGCTTGCTTAGGGTTGTAGGGTGTTAGCCGCATGAACAGAACACAAATAAGTGATCTTAACTGTTTTTCGTTCATATTGTTCTTACTGCTTACATTGAATTGATCACTTAATGTTCGATTTCTGATTTAATCACCTAGCTAACCGCTTAGGAGATAAATTGACATATATTGAATGAGCTTTGTATCCCTAATCAGCGANNNNNNNNNNNNNNNNNNNNNNNNNNNNNNNNNNNNNNNNNNNNNNNNNNNNNNNNNNNNNNNNNNNNNNNNNNNNNNNNNNNNNNNNNNNNNNNNNNNNNNNNNNNNNNNNNNNNNNNNNNNNNNNNNNNNNNNNNNNNNNNNNNNNNNNNNNNNNNNNNNNNNNNNNNNNNNCATTGCACCCGATTAATAACCCTAAGCCGGCTTCATTTAAATCGAATTTGAACCATCTTGGTATTCTAGTTACTTGCATCACAATTAATTCTCAAAACTCCACTTTTTTCTCAGCTTATTATTGAACTCATAAGAGTAAAGAGTAAACTGGTCCTCTGGATTGAATCTCAAATATTACAATTACCACTGTTAACTTGACAGTAGTAAGGATTCATTTTTAGTGAATCAAGTTTTGGCGCCGTTGCGACGGGGACTAAGCTTTTACCTTTATTTTTCGGTTTAATATTTGGTCTGAAATATCTAACTTGCCTTATTTATTTGTTGGAACCGATGATCCAAGTGCATGACCAGTAGGCATACTCGGAGCAACGCACAAGGACCACTGCATCAACTGACCAACGACGAACTCGCAAGATTAGAAAGACAGAACCGTCAACAGCCAAGAACAACCGACACCAACATGGGTGATCACGGCAATATGGATGACCTCACTGTGGCACTCANNNNNNNNNNNNNNNNNNNNNNNNNNNNNNNNNNNNNNNNNNNNNNNNNNNNNNNNNNNNNNNNNNNNNNNNNNNNNNNNNNNNNNNNNNNNNNNNNNNNNNNNNNNNNNNNNNNNNNNNNNNNNNNNNNNNNNNNNNNNNNNNNNNNNNNNNNNNNNNNNNNNNNNNNNNNNNNNNNNNNNNNNNNNNNNNNNNNNNNNNNNNNNNNNNNNNNNNNNNNNNNNNNNNNNNNNNNNNNNNNNNNNNATAGGTCTGGTACAGAANNNNNNNNNNNNNNNNNNNNNNNNNNNNNNNNNNNNNNNNNNNNNNNNNNNNNNNNNNNNNNNNNNNNNNNNNNNNNNNNNNNNNNNNNNNNNNNNNNNNNNNNNNNNNNNNNNNNNNNNNNNNNNNNNNNNNNNNNNNNNNNNNNNNNNNNNNNNNNNNNNNNNNNNNNNNNNNNNNNNNNNNNNNNNNNNNNNNNNNNNNNNNNTCGATCAGCATTCCTGAGCCACTTCTACACAAAGTCCAAAACCGCGGCACTACGGCACAAAATCTCCAACTTTAAGCAGAAGTCTGATGAACCTTTTCATGAAGCTTGGGAAAGGTATAAANNNNNNNNNNNNNNNNNNNNNNNNNNNNNNNNNNNNNNNNNNNNNATATTGGAGGTGTTCTACGATGGAGTGAGTTATGAGTTCCGAAACACCCTTGACTCCTCTAGTAATGGAGACTTCATGACTCAAACCACACCTGGTGCGTTTGCGTTGATTGAGAACATGGCATCAAGTTCACTGAACAAGAACAAGGAGCATGACCGCTCGAAGAGTGTGAACAGCATAGATGATCTCGCTGAGAAGGTGGACCAACTGCTTAAGGGAAACCAAAGCCAAGTGTTCATAATGGAAGAAGCAACTCCTGAGAAGAGTGCCGGTGACCTGGCGTTTGAAGCTGAAGGATGACAGCTTAAAAACTACAACCCAAACCCTAACGTGCGGAACAACCAACAGCTTTTATGGCCTAAGCAAGATAAACCAACTGATCCTGCACAGAGTAACCAAGGTCAGTATGCCGGGTATCAAAAGAACTGCCAACCCCGGGCTTATGTTCTAAGCCAACCGCAGAACAACACACCCCAGATGCAAAAACACCAGAACCCACAACCAGCTACCTCCGCTCCTATCGTTGCTGCAAGATGAGACAAAGGTCATGTTGCAGCAGCTGCTCTAAGGACAACAGCTCCAAGGGAAAGCTCTGAACCAGGTTACTACCGAGATCAATACCAGAATGAACCATATGTTCGGAGATTTGAGCACCAAGTACGATAATGTCGTGAGCCATATGAGACAGATGGACATTCAGATAGCTCAGACTGCTGAGAGCGTCAAGAGGCAGCAAGGTACTCTACCTGGTAAAACAGACAAAAATCCTAAGGAGTGCAATGCAGTTCAACTGAGGAGCGGAAAACAACTTTCCGAGCCAGAGAAGAGGAGGTTCACCACGGCTGAGAAAGGGAAGCAGAAAGAGTCGGAACAACTACCATGCGATACCCCGGCAGTTGAGAGGAATACGGAACCAGCTGTTGGAACAAATTCACCAGGGCCAGAACAACCAGCTGAAGCTGTTCGCCCGATCCCAGAAGTTGTTCCTCCTCGCGAATACATTCCTAAAGTCCCTTACCCTGTTCCAGCAAAGGCCACTCGTAAGGACAAAGAGGAGATGAAGTGCAGGAAGATGCTGGAGGACCTAACCGTCCGACTCCCCTTGATGGATGTGATCCAGATGATGCCCTCCATGCGCAGCTTTATGAAGGGATTGATCTCAGGAAAAATATCAGAGGAGAGCGAATTCATGACAGTTTCCAAGGAGTGCAGTGCAGTGCTTCAGAACATGCAGATAAAGAAGCGAGGAGACCCCGGCAAGTTCGTCCTCTCTATCCAGATTGGGAAGACAGTTTTTGCATGCTCCTTGGTTGATCTTGGATCCAGCGTGAACCTCATGCCTTACACTGTAGGACGACGTCTAGGATACACACATTTCAAACCAACTAAGATGTCCTTAGTGTTCGCGGATAGATCAGTCAAATCCCCAGGTTGTATACTAGAGGATCTCCAAGTAAAAGTCGGAAACACCTCTGTTCCAGCAGACTTCGTTGTTCAAGAGCTGGAAGAAGAGTCTAAGGATCCTCTCATCTTGGGAAGACCATTCCTATGTACTGTTGGAGCCATCATTGATGTGCGACAAGGGAAGATTGATCTGAATCTTGGGGACATAGTCATGCAATTCGAGATGGATTAACTACTAAAAAAGTCGATGTTAGATGGGCAGACCTTTGAGGTTGATGAAGGGATTGACCCGCTGCAACCTCGCGAAGGAATGATCGAGGAGATTCTTACAGAAGACCCACTTGAGCTTGCACTAGTAAGAGTTGAGGCCGAGCAGAGTGTCGAAAACATTGAAGCAGACGGGTATGCCAAGATGCTTGATTCCGCAAGGAGTATGGGAAGAATGGTAGCGAGTCTAAGTCTGGAGGAGGCAAGCAACAGGGACGAGAACACTCCGGCTGGAGCGACCCCTACACCGAACTTGTCTGTTCTGCCGGACCAACCAGATGATCCCTGGAGCGAGCTTAAAGCTCCCAAGGTTGAGCTAAAACACCTTCTCAAGGGGCTCAGGTACGCTTTCTTAGGTCCAAATTCCACCTACCCTGTCATTGTGAACGCTGAACTAAATAATGTGGAAACTGCATTGCTTTTGTGTGAGCTCAGGAAATATCGTAAGGCATTAGGTTATTCACTAGCTGACATACCTGGCATTTCACCTGATTTATGCATGCATAGAATACACCTAGAAAATGAATCAATGACTTATGTCGAACATCAGAGGAGATTAAACCTGAATCTAAAAGATGTTGTTAAGAAAGAGATTATGAAACTTCTTGAAGCGGTTGTGATCTATGCCATATCTGATAGTAAATGGGTTAGGCCTGTTCATGTAGTACCTAAGAAAGGTGGGATCACTGTTATCACAAATGAAAAGAATGAATTGATCCCTACTAGGATAGTGACATGGCATCGCATGTGCATTGATTTCAGAAAATTAAATGCAGCAACCAGAAAGGATCACTTTCCACTCCCTTTTATTGATCAAATGCTTGAGAGATTGGCTAACCACCCATATTACTGCTTTTTAGATGGTTATTCAGGTTTCTTTCAGATCCCTATCCATCCAGATGATCAGGAAAAGACGACGTTCACCTGCCTCTATGGAACGTACGCTTACAGGAGAATGTCATTCGGCTTGTGCAATGCGCCAACGACATTTCAGCGCTGCATGATGTCAATCTTTACTGACCTGATTGAAGACATTATGGAGGTTTTCATGGACGATTTCAGCGTCTATGGAAGCTCCTTTAGTGTCTGTTTGTCTAACTTGTACAGGGTACTAAAAAGGTGTAAGGAGAAACATCTAGTGCTCAATTGGGAGAAGTGCCACTTCATGGTCAGGGATGGGATTGTTCTGGGGCACAAGATCTCCGAGAAAGGCATTGAGGTGGATAACGCAAAGATCGAGGTGATGATGAGCTTGCAACCACCAACAACTTCGAAAGCTATCAGGAGTTTCTTGGGTCACGTGGGGTTTTACAGAAGGTTCATCCAGGACTTCTCAAGGATAGCGAGACCACTCACCAGACTGCTCTGCAAGGAGATCAAGTTTGATTTCGACAGTGAGTGCTTAGCTGCGTTCCATACCATCAAAGAAGCTCTAGTCAGCGTGCCTGTAGTACAACCGCCAGACTGGGATCTCCCTTTTGAAATCATGACTGATGCCAGCGATTTTGCAGTTGGAGCAGTCCTTGGGCAGCGCAAAGATAAGAAACTTCATGTAATATATTACGCAAGCAAAACCATGGATGAAGCTCAATGCAGATACACTACGACTGATCTGGCTATTGTTTTTGCATTCGAGAAGTTCAGATCCTACCTGGTGGGATCTAAGGTGATTGTGCACACCGACCATGCTGCTCTTAAGTACCTGCTCACAAAGAAAGATGCAAAACCGAGGTTGTTGAGGTGGATTCTTCTTCTCCAAGAATTCGATCTTGAGATAAAAGATAAGAGAGGGGTCGAGAATGGGGTTGCAGACCATTTGTCCAGAATGAAGGTTGAGGACGACACAACTCTTGATGAAGAAATCACATCTGACTGCTCTAGCATCGCGGAACAACCTTTGGGAAGGAGATCCGATTGTTATCACGTCGCGGAACATCCAGTCGCCGTGATCCAAAAGTAGTACTCTCACCTCCCGTGGTTTGCTGAGATTGCGAATTTTCTTGCTGCTGAAAAGCAACCTCTTAAGTTCACTGGAAACGACAAGAGGAAATTTTTAAAGGAGGCAAGGCGTTATGTTTGGGATGAACCGTACTTGTACAGACATTGTAAGGATGGCTTGTTCAGAAGGTGTGTTCCAGAGGCAGATATCCCGGGAATCCTACATCATTGCCATGGTTCTTCTTACGCAGGCCACTTCACTACATTCAAAACGGTGTTGGGGTCAAAATCGGTCACGACGGAATCAATGTCTGAAAGTCCGTAAAAATCGGCATGAACGTTTTTACGAAAAATAAATCTTAGAAAAAGATTTATTTTTACGAAAAGCTTTGCGGAAGAAACGCGAGTCATCGGACAAGAGCTCGAAGAGGGTCGCTACGCAGCAACCGAACACATGTTCCGCTCGGTCGCTACGTAGCAACCGAGCTCGAGCCAAAGCTTGGTCGCTACATAGCGACCGAGCTCGAACTAAAGTTCGGTCGCTACGTAGCGATCGAGCGCTCGGTCGCTGCGTAGCGATCGAGCGCTCAGCGACCGAGCTCTTCCAAAACGTCGATACGACATTAGTCCATTCGTTCTCGTCTACCCTTCGATGCTATCTCCCGAAGACCGTAGCGAATCCATTTTACGATTCCCCGCCATTCTAAGTTATCGATCAAACTTTACCGTTAAAAACCGCGGAAAGTTCATTCTTTATCGAAAGAAGCCGTAATAAACGCTTTGAGTAGGAAGACGGCCCAAAGGGACCTAAGACATGATTCGAAGCCCAACTTACGATTTCCTAACCAACAACCCGTAAGCCGCATGACGGTTTACGCTTGGTTATAAATACGAAATTTTGAAGATAATTACGAAGATAGGAAAAATGGAATATCTCCATTTTTATGCTATGGCGGCTTAAGGGCAGAAGGGGAAAAGCGTAAACCGAATTTGGAGCCAGTATATAAAGAGTCCTAGGCGAGAGGCATGAGGAGAACTTTTCTGAGAGCAAACTTAGCACTTAGAGCAATTAGGCAACTTTCCGTTTTTGTTATTTCGAGCTGCGACTCAACTAGGTTTTGCAGTCTTAGGTTGTTAGAACTAGGAATCTCGCCGACAGCTCTCATAGCCGAGGCTTCTACCTTGTTGTAACGCTCATACGGGAATTCGGAATAAAACTCCTTTGGCTCTCTTTTACGATTTCTTATTTCTTTTCGTCTTTACTTGCGTGTTCTGATTTCTTGGCGTGTGGTTTAACAGATATCCGGGATCTCTGGGAAATTAGAATTTTTCTAACTTTCCTAATTTAAACGGAAATCGACAGTGCAAATTTCGGTTCCCACAAACGATTTCCAAAATCCTTCAAGCAGGTTTCTGGTGGCCAACTATGTTCAGGGATGCTCACGCCTACATAGCCAGATGCGATGCATGCCAGCGACTTGGGAACATCAGCTAGAGGAATGAGATTCCTCAGAATTATATTCTAGAGGTTGAGGTGTTCGACTGTTGGGGAGTCGATTTCATGGGCCCATTCCCTCCATCCTTCAAGAACGAGTACCTCCTCGTCGCTGTTGACTGTGTATCTAAGTGGGTAGAAACGATGGCGAGTCCCACTAATGATGTAAAAGCGGTGACTAAGATGTTCAGCTCCATCATCTTTCCGAGATTTGGAGTGCCTCGAGTGGTTATTAGCGATGGTGGAACACACTTCATCAACAAGGC
The DNA window shown above is from Brassica oleracea var. oleracea cultivar TO1000 chromosome C3, BOL, whole genome shotgun sequence and carries:
- the LOC106330844 gene encoding uncharacterized protein LOC106330844, with the translated sequence MNHMFGDLSTKYDNVVSHMRQMDIQIAQTAESVKRQQGTLPGKTDKNPKECNAVQLRSGKQLSEPEKRRFTTAEKGKQKESEQLPCDTPAVERNTEPAVGTNSPGPEQPAEAVRPIPEVVPPREYIPKVPYPVPAKATRKDKEEMKCRKMLEDLTVRLPLMDVIQMMPSMRSFMKGLISGKISEESEFMTVSKECSAVLQNMQIKKRGDPGKFVLSIQIGKTVFACSLVDLGSSVNLMPYTVGRRLGYTHFKPTKMSLVFADRSVKSPGCILEDLQVKVGNTSVPADFVVQELEEESKDPLILGRPFLCTVGAIIDVRQGKIDLNLGDIVMQFEMD